The genomic window TCGAACCCTCCGGGCGTGTACGTCGCCAGCCACCGCACTCCGTGTTCATGGCTCGCATTCCACCAGCGAAACGCGACTCCGCGCGGCACGACGACAAGCCCACCGCGCGGCACGCGATGCTCCACGCCATCAAGCTCGATCACGATTTCGCCGTCTTCGATGAGGGCGTACCAGTCCACATTGCTATGTCGGTGCCGAACCGGGGGCGCCTGGAATCCGGGCGGCGCTTGCATCTCGACGACCGAAAACGCGCCGGCGGTGTCCTCAGCTCGAACGCGGATGGACACGCGAGACGCCATAACGTCGAACACTAGACCCTCGC from Terriglobales bacterium includes these protein-coding regions:
- a CDS encoding cupin domain-containing protein, whose amino-acid sequence is MKPMVQREGEGLVFDVMASRVSIRVRAEDTAGAFSVVEMQAPPGFQAPPVRHRHSNVDWYALIEDGEIVIELDGVEHRVPRGGLVVVPRGVAFRWWNASHEHGVRWLATYTPGGFERFFVDMVGRLRALGHPPTPSDMTAIASSLWKQYDVETV